Genomic DNA from Paenibacillus donghaensis:
GAAACTGTGAAATATAGCAGGACAAAGCCTGCTCCTTAAGCGCGTACTCCCCTGTCACATCGACAAGCAAATCGGTCCGGCCCGTATCATTAATGAAATAAAAATACAGCTGCGGAGCCGGTACCGCTAGCTTGTCCGGCATATATTTGCGCAGCTTGGCATTAAAAACCGCTTCCTCCACCAGCTTGCTGCAGGCCATATGATCCGGGTGACGGTCCTCCCAGTAGGGCGCGAACACAATATCCGGCGCGAAGCGGCGGATCTCTGCCGTCACGGCAGCTATCTGTTCAGGACTTCCATTAAGTCCGCGATCAGGCAGTCCCAGATTGGTACGAACCGCCGCTCCGAGAATATCCGCAGCCTGTTGCGCTTCCTCTTTGCGCCGTTCCACTGTGCCGTTGGAGGACATCTCTGCAGCGGTCAGATCGCATAAACCCACTTTAAGTCCTGCTGCGGTATGTTTGGCAATCGTCCCGGCCATGCCGATCTCGGCATCGTCCGCATGGGCGCCGAAGACCAGA
This window encodes:
- the bshB1 gene encoding bacillithiol biosynthesis deacetylase BshB1, which translates into the protein MKLDILVFGAHADDAEIGMAGTIAKHTAAGLKVGLCDLTAAEMSSNGTVERRKEEAQQAADILGAAVRTNLGLPDRGLNGSPEQIAAVTAEIRRFAPDIVFAPYWEDRHPDHMACSKLVEEAVFNAKLRKYMPDKLAVPAPQLYFYFINDTGRTDLLVDVTGEYALKEQALSCYISQFQKIDGEDTVSTPLNEGYIERVRARDMLLGQRRLIPYAEAFATKIPHTVDLFVTGTARKK